From a region of the Etheostoma cragini isolate CJK2018 chromosome 20, CSU_Ecrag_1.0, whole genome shotgun sequence genome:
- the asxl2 gene encoding putative Polycomb group protein ASXL2 isoform X1, translating to MRERQKKKKGRTWAEAAKTVLEKYPNTPMSHKEILQVIQRERLKEIRSGTSPLACLNAMLHTNSRGEEGIFYKVPGRMGVYTLKKDYSVVAKELSEESSEESSDNLSDSQSTENNSSAIAGEGRTGRWMRRVPSMLQSQPSSPQPRCSSPSVPTGKLISSSQKHSKKALKQALKQQQQRNQRRQGGMPTTSSPRLLLKTIKDMADNITTKTDLCHPVVPRKGPQRSGRLTAGQLKRTKCNIDVETPDSILVNTNLRAIINKHTFSVLPPDCQQRLLKLLPEVDRQACMDGLLKVTSSALNNEFFTSAAQSWKERLSEGEFTPELQLRMRQEIEKEKRVEHWKEAFFENYYGENSLIDQDANGSSHIFKSHNCFSYFILRPLINSSGLSFEESKELTKADMNQESARPQFPPHQTGPAAQAPEDSKGSKDSSQTDAATVVKDMKPTKEVLKVQPAQREPVSTTEPMKTRRSQYAEDRKLNTTAHSGPTPAVKTLEVEGPTERVPVGTLPEKEHKEEVKEEKTKLPQSPVKKSGPQKDSSELKEDQPVSVVKLAEESKEVNPEPSGPSEPLKRKSLSEIGDELTPEKRLRMSSISSVSSVSSVSPPASSVSSPATPTSTTNQRVPPLKIPVSRILPIPLSPSQLSPRTPLPAPLSSPGRTGARTLADIKAKAQLARAQRAAAAAVSSASKGAVPGPGPGGGSGEQTQPSPSPSPTSPQASTRLPTSSSSDQTSTPPPRPLDSFCHLTPNRFQTSYSSKTDDKNKGPSAGTVSAPDSIQMQPTQPSVHALVGLESPSLAMSSTKISSCIPANNPLVTQLLQGKEVPLEQILPKPLSKVEVKMSNVPSVSKGKTPHSAEHRSDKEMAHQFNTAGHTEVFSEYPRHHRELPDEETQEQILQALMQRKGQQSKPYGGLGPQQPQFKVYQLVHAEERQDQSRISVGFLGRKRMPRPAMTGHYLLNVSTYGRGPESKRLHQSVIPNTSISSLKRESTEGEEAAKDKEPANKCFFPASEVKTEKHGCSVTKCDEAANIQHCSNVKMEPGSEDIAVGADNNSTSVTAKEDTSPFSQSQRRPLELCNRNQGNSEPYLNQVDPSYQRQSAFQTQRTLDNQEVMAASCYGGTISMSVPNTLNRSTAGICSPTASSEAGGGVHGSVMSFSVTVTTIPASHSLSHSNQDDPSPEQSFNEGSNMEDVQSKCYCRLKAMIMCKGCGAFCHDDCIGPSKLCVSCLVVR from the exons TGGAACCTCGCCACTAGCATGTCTGAACGCAATGCTGCACACAAACTCTCGTGGTGAGGAGGGGATCTTCTACAAAGTTCCAGGCAGAATGGGGGTCTACACATTAAAG aAGGACTACTCAGTTGTGGCGAAGGAGCTGTCTGAGGAGAGCTCTGAGGAGAGCAGTGACAATCTTTCTGACTCCCAaagcacagaaaacaacagcagtgcCATCGCAGGAGAGGGCAGGACAGGAAGGTGGATGCGAAGAG TTCCCTCCATGCTGCAGTCACAGCCGTCCTCTCCGCAGCCTCGATGCTCGTCGCCTTCTGTACCCACCGGTAAACTCATCTCTTCCTCGCagaaacacagcaagaaagcTTTGAAACAG GCCTTgaagcagcagcaacagagaAACCAGCGCAGACAGGGGGGGATGCCAACCACCTCCAGTCCTAGACTGCTTCTAAAAACCATCAAAGATATGGCTGACAACATTACTACAAAGACTG ACTTATGCCACCCAGTTGTTCCCAGGAAGGGTCCTCAGAGGTCAGGCCGCCTTACTGCTG GGCAGCTGAAACGTACTAAGTGTAATATAGATGTGGAAACGCCAGACTCCATTTTGGTAAACACTAACTTGCGGGCGATCATCAACAAGCACACCTTCTCGGTCCTGCCCCCGGACTGCCAACAGAGACTTCTCAAACTTCTGCCTGAAGTTGACCGGCAG GCTTGCATGGATGGCCTTCTGAAGGTGACTAGTTCTGCTTTGAACAATGAGTTCTTCACATCAGCAGCTCAGTCTTGGAAGGAGAGACTGTCTGAGG GGGAATTCACTCCTGAGTTGCAGCTACGAATGCGCCAAGAAatagagaaggaaaaaagagtAGAGCACTGGAAGGAGGCCTTCTTTGAAAACTATTATGGTGAAAA CTCATTGATTGATCAAGATGCCAACGGTAGCAGTCACATTTTTAAGAGTCATAATTGCTTCTCATACTTCATACTAAGGCCTCTCATCA atagttctGGGCTCAGCTTTGAGGAATCCAAAGAGCTGACAAAGGCTGATATGAATCAGGAGTCTGCCAGGCCCCAGTTCCCCCCCCATCAGACAGGACCTGCTGCTCAAGCACCAGAGGATTCCAAGGGCTCAAAGGACAGCAGCCAGACTGATGCTGCAACCGTTGTTAAAGACATGAAGCCAACAAAGGAAGTTCTGAAGGTGCAGCCTGCTCAGAGAGAGCCAGTCTCCACCACAGAGCCCATGAAGACACGGCGCTCACAGTACGCTGAGGATCGTAAGTTGAACACAACAGCACATTCTGGGCCAACACCTGCAGTGAAAACACTGGAGGTTGAGGGGCCGACTGAACGGGTTCCAGTTGGTACACTGCCTGAAAAGGAGCACAAAGAGGAAGTGAAGGAGGAGAAAACTAAACTTCCCCAGTCGCCTGTGAAGAAGAGCGGCCCACAAAAGGATAGTTCAGAGCTAAAAGAGGATCAGCCGGTGTCCGTGGTTAAGCTCGCTGAGGAGAGCAAAGAGGTCAACCCTGAGCCCAGTGGCCCCTCAGAGCCgctaaaaagaaaatctctcaGTGAGATTGGGGATGAATTGACACCAGAGAAAAGGCTCCGTATGTCCTCAATTTCCTCAGTGTCCTCAGTCTCCTCTGTATCTCCTCCAGCGTCATCCGTATCCAGCCCTGCTACACCAACTTCAACAACAAATCAGAGGGTTCCGCCACTCAAG atcCCAGTGTCCCGGATTCTTCCCATTCCTTTGTCACCTAGCCAACTCTCTCCCAGGACTCCCCTCCCGGCCCCCCTTAGCAGCCCAGGCCGTACTGGTGCTCGCACTTTGGCTGACATCAAAGCCAAAGCTCAGCTTGCCCGAGCGCAGCGAGCAGCGGCTGCCGCAGTATCTTCTGCATCAAAGGGAGCGGTGCCAGGCCCGGGGCCAGGAGGAGGCAGTGGTGAGCAGACCCAGCCCTCGCCTAGCCCCAGCCCAACATCCCCACAGGCATCCACCAGGTTACCAACCTCCAGCAGCAGCGATCAGACCAGtactcctcctcctcgcccACTGGATTCTTTTTGCCATTTAACCCCAAACCGGTTTCAAACATCTTACTCAAGCAAAACTGACGATAAAAACAAAGGTCCTTCTGCTGGTACTGTCAGTGCGCCCGACAGCATTCAAATGCAACCCACTCAGCCATCTGTGCACGCTCTCGTGGGACTGGAAAGCCCATCACTTGCTATGTCATCAACCAAGATCAGCTCCTGCATCCCTGCAAATAACCCGCTGGTCACTCAGCTTCTGCAGGGTAAAGAGGTTCCGTTGGAGCAGATCCTCCCAAAACCGCTATCCAAGGTGGAAGTAAAGATGTCAAATGTACCCTCTGTTAGTAAGGGGAAGACACCACACTCTGCTGAGCACAGGTCTGATAAGGAGATGGCCCACCAGTTCAATACAGCAGGACACACAGAGGTTTTCTCAGAATACCCAAGACATCACAGGGAACTTCCTGATGAGGAGACTCAGGAGCAGATCCTACAGGCTCTGATGCAGAGGAAAGGCCAGCAGAGTAAGCCTTATGGTGGTCTAGGGCCTCAGCAACCTCAATTCAAAGTCTATCAGCTAGTGCATGCAGAAGAGCGTCAGGACCAATCCAGGATTTCTGTAGGATTTCTGGGTCGTAAGAGGATGCCCAGGCCTGCCATGACGGGTCATTACCTACTTAATGTGTCCACATATGGCCGAGGACCAGAGAGCAAGAGACTGCACCAGTCTGTCATCCCAAACACGTCTATATCCAGTTTAAAAAGGGAAAGCACAGAAGGAGAGGAGGCGGCCAAGGATAAAGAACCAGCCAACAAATGCTTTTTTCCTGCTTCTGAGGTAAAAACAGAGAAGCATGGATGCTCAGTAACCAAATGTGATGAAGCAGCAAACATTCAGCATTGCTCCAATGTAAAAATGGAACCTGGATCAGAGGATATTGCAGTAGGTGCCGATAACAACAGCACCAGTGTGACAGCCAAAGAAGACACCAGCCCTTTTTCTCAGTCACAACGAAGGCCCCTCGAACTCTGCAATAGGAACCAAGGAAACTCCGAGCCATATCTTAACCAAGTAGACCCCAGTTACCAGCGACAGTCTGCCTTTCAAACCCAGAGAACACTCGATAATCAGGAAGTTATGGCAGCATCATGCTACGGTGGCACTATCAGCATGTCTGTACCTAACACTTTGAACCGCAGCACTGCAGGAATCTGCTCTCCCACAGCCTCATCAGAGGCTGGCGGCGGTGTCCACGGGAGCGTCATGTCTTTCTCAGTGACCGTCACCACCATACCTGCCAGTCACTCGTTAAGCCACAGCAACCAGGACGATCCCTCACCTGAGCAGTCGTTCAACGAAGGCTCCAACATGGAGGACGTCCAGTCTAAATGCTACTGCAGACTGAAGGCCATGATCATGTGCAAAGGATGCGGAGCCTTTTGCCACGATGACTGCATCGGGCCCTCAAAACTCTGCGTGTCATGTTTAGTTGTACGGTGA
- the asxl2 gene encoding putative Polycomb group protein ASXL2 isoform X4, which yields MIIAKVPSMLQSQPSSPQPRCSSPSVPTGKLISSSQKHSKKALKQALKQQQQRNQRRQGGMPTTSSPRLLLKTIKDMADNITTKTDLCHPVVPRKGPQRSGRLTAGQLKRTKCNIDVETPDSILVNTNLRAIINKHTFSVLPPDCQQRLLKLLPEVDRQACMDGLLKVTSSALNNEFFTSAAQSWKERLSEGEFTPELQLRMRQEIEKEKRVEHWKEAFFENYYGENSLIDQDANGSSHIFKSHNCFSYFILRPLINSSGLSFEESKELTKADMNQESARPQFPPHQTGPAAQAPEDSKGSKDSSQTDAATVVKDMKPTKEVLKVQPAQREPVSTTEPMKTRRSQYAEDRKLNTTAHSGPTPAVKTLEVEGPTERVPVGTLPEKEHKEEVKEEKTKLPQSPVKKSGPQKDSSELKEDQPVSVVKLAEESKEVNPEPSGPSEPLKRKSLSEIGDELTPEKRLRMSSISSVSSVSSVSPPASSVSSPATPTSTTNQRVPPLKIPVSRILPIPLSPSQLSPRTPLPAPLSSPGRTGARTLADIKAKAQLARAQRAAAAAVSSASKGAVPGPGPGGGSGEQTQPSPSPSPTSPQASTRLPTSSSSDQTSTPPPRPLDSFCHLTPNRFQTSYSSKTDDKNKGPSAGTVSAPDSIQMQPTQPSVHALVGLESPSLAMSSTKISSCIPANNPLVTQLLQGKEVPLEQILPKPLSKVEVKMSNVPSVSKGKTPHSAEHRSDKEMAHQFNTAGHTEVFSEYPRHHRELPDEETQEQILQALMQRKGQQSKPYGGLGPQQPQFKVYQLVHAEERQDQSRISVGFLGRKRMPRPAMTGHYLLNVSTYGRGPESKRLHQSVIPNTSISSLKRESTEGEEAAKDKEPANKCFFPASEVKTEKHGCSVTKCDEAANIQHCSNVKMEPGSEDIAVGADNNSTSVTAKEDTSPFSQSQRRPLELCNRNQGNSEPYLNQVDPSYQRQSAFQTQRTLDNQEVMAASCYGGTISMSVPNTLNRSTAGICSPTASSEAGGGVHGSVMSFSVTVTTIPASHSLSHSNQDDPSPEQSFNEGSNMEDVQSKCYCRLKAMIMCKGCGAFCHDDCIGPSKLCVSCLVVR from the exons ATGATAATAGCAAAAG TTCCCTCCATGCTGCAGTCACAGCCGTCCTCTCCGCAGCCTCGATGCTCGTCGCCTTCTGTACCCACCGGTAAACTCATCTCTTCCTCGCagaaacacagcaagaaagcTTTGAAACAG GCCTTgaagcagcagcaacagagaAACCAGCGCAGACAGGGGGGGATGCCAACCACCTCCAGTCCTAGACTGCTTCTAAAAACCATCAAAGATATGGCTGACAACATTACTACAAAGACTG ACTTATGCCACCCAGTTGTTCCCAGGAAGGGTCCTCAGAGGTCAGGCCGCCTTACTGCTG GGCAGCTGAAACGTACTAAGTGTAATATAGATGTGGAAACGCCAGACTCCATTTTGGTAAACACTAACTTGCGGGCGATCATCAACAAGCACACCTTCTCGGTCCTGCCCCCGGACTGCCAACAGAGACTTCTCAAACTTCTGCCTGAAGTTGACCGGCAG GCTTGCATGGATGGCCTTCTGAAGGTGACTAGTTCTGCTTTGAACAATGAGTTCTTCACATCAGCAGCTCAGTCTTGGAAGGAGAGACTGTCTGAGG GGGAATTCACTCCTGAGTTGCAGCTACGAATGCGCCAAGAAatagagaaggaaaaaagagtAGAGCACTGGAAGGAGGCCTTCTTTGAAAACTATTATGGTGAAAA CTCATTGATTGATCAAGATGCCAACGGTAGCAGTCACATTTTTAAGAGTCATAATTGCTTCTCATACTTCATACTAAGGCCTCTCATCA atagttctGGGCTCAGCTTTGAGGAATCCAAAGAGCTGACAAAGGCTGATATGAATCAGGAGTCTGCCAGGCCCCAGTTCCCCCCCCATCAGACAGGACCTGCTGCTCAAGCACCAGAGGATTCCAAGGGCTCAAAGGACAGCAGCCAGACTGATGCTGCAACCGTTGTTAAAGACATGAAGCCAACAAAGGAAGTTCTGAAGGTGCAGCCTGCTCAGAGAGAGCCAGTCTCCACCACAGAGCCCATGAAGACACGGCGCTCACAGTACGCTGAGGATCGTAAGTTGAACACAACAGCACATTCTGGGCCAACACCTGCAGTGAAAACACTGGAGGTTGAGGGGCCGACTGAACGGGTTCCAGTTGGTACACTGCCTGAAAAGGAGCACAAAGAGGAAGTGAAGGAGGAGAAAACTAAACTTCCCCAGTCGCCTGTGAAGAAGAGCGGCCCACAAAAGGATAGTTCAGAGCTAAAAGAGGATCAGCCGGTGTCCGTGGTTAAGCTCGCTGAGGAGAGCAAAGAGGTCAACCCTGAGCCCAGTGGCCCCTCAGAGCCgctaaaaagaaaatctctcaGTGAGATTGGGGATGAATTGACACCAGAGAAAAGGCTCCGTATGTCCTCAATTTCCTCAGTGTCCTCAGTCTCCTCTGTATCTCCTCCAGCGTCATCCGTATCCAGCCCTGCTACACCAACTTCAACAACAAATCAGAGGGTTCCGCCACTCAAG atcCCAGTGTCCCGGATTCTTCCCATTCCTTTGTCACCTAGCCAACTCTCTCCCAGGACTCCCCTCCCGGCCCCCCTTAGCAGCCCAGGCCGTACTGGTGCTCGCACTTTGGCTGACATCAAAGCCAAAGCTCAGCTTGCCCGAGCGCAGCGAGCAGCGGCTGCCGCAGTATCTTCTGCATCAAAGGGAGCGGTGCCAGGCCCGGGGCCAGGAGGAGGCAGTGGTGAGCAGACCCAGCCCTCGCCTAGCCCCAGCCCAACATCCCCACAGGCATCCACCAGGTTACCAACCTCCAGCAGCAGCGATCAGACCAGtactcctcctcctcgcccACTGGATTCTTTTTGCCATTTAACCCCAAACCGGTTTCAAACATCTTACTCAAGCAAAACTGACGATAAAAACAAAGGTCCTTCTGCTGGTACTGTCAGTGCGCCCGACAGCATTCAAATGCAACCCACTCAGCCATCTGTGCACGCTCTCGTGGGACTGGAAAGCCCATCACTTGCTATGTCATCAACCAAGATCAGCTCCTGCATCCCTGCAAATAACCCGCTGGTCACTCAGCTTCTGCAGGGTAAAGAGGTTCCGTTGGAGCAGATCCTCCCAAAACCGCTATCCAAGGTGGAAGTAAAGATGTCAAATGTACCCTCTGTTAGTAAGGGGAAGACACCACACTCTGCTGAGCACAGGTCTGATAAGGAGATGGCCCACCAGTTCAATACAGCAGGACACACAGAGGTTTTCTCAGAATACCCAAGACATCACAGGGAACTTCCTGATGAGGAGACTCAGGAGCAGATCCTACAGGCTCTGATGCAGAGGAAAGGCCAGCAGAGTAAGCCTTATGGTGGTCTAGGGCCTCAGCAACCTCAATTCAAAGTCTATCAGCTAGTGCATGCAGAAGAGCGTCAGGACCAATCCAGGATTTCTGTAGGATTTCTGGGTCGTAAGAGGATGCCCAGGCCTGCCATGACGGGTCATTACCTACTTAATGTGTCCACATATGGCCGAGGACCAGAGAGCAAGAGACTGCACCAGTCTGTCATCCCAAACACGTCTATATCCAGTTTAAAAAGGGAAAGCACAGAAGGAGAGGAGGCGGCCAAGGATAAAGAACCAGCCAACAAATGCTTTTTTCCTGCTTCTGAGGTAAAAACAGAGAAGCATGGATGCTCAGTAACCAAATGTGATGAAGCAGCAAACATTCAGCATTGCTCCAATGTAAAAATGGAACCTGGATCAGAGGATATTGCAGTAGGTGCCGATAACAACAGCACCAGTGTGACAGCCAAAGAAGACACCAGCCCTTTTTCTCAGTCACAACGAAGGCCCCTCGAACTCTGCAATAGGAACCAAGGAAACTCCGAGCCATATCTTAACCAAGTAGACCCCAGTTACCAGCGACAGTCTGCCTTTCAAACCCAGAGAACACTCGATAATCAGGAAGTTATGGCAGCATCATGCTACGGTGGCACTATCAGCATGTCTGTACCTAACACTTTGAACCGCAGCACTGCAGGAATCTGCTCTCCCACAGCCTCATCAGAGGCTGGCGGCGGTGTCCACGGGAGCGTCATGTCTTTCTCAGTGACCGTCACCACCATACCTGCCAGTCACTCGTTAAGCCACAGCAACCAGGACGATCCCTCACCTGAGCAGTCGTTCAACGAAGGCTCCAACATGGAGGACGTCCAGTCTAAATGCTACTGCAGACTGAAGGCCATGATCATGTGCAAAGGATGCGGAGCCTTTTGCCACGATGACTGCATCGGGCCCTCAAAACTCTGCGTGTCATGTTTAGTTGTACGGTGA